In Acidisarcina polymorpha, the DNA window GTTCTCTAAGAGGGCGATCTTGGCCTCGTTCAGCAGCCTCAGCAATTCCGGTGGATTCCCGTGAATGAACTCGGCGCCCAGTTCAACCGCCGCTTCGGTCCCTTCCGGATGTAATGTCAGAATGCGCCCGCCGATCCGCTCTCGACCTTCTACCACCGTAACGCGTAGCCCGGCGACGGCTAATTCCCTCGCTGCCGCCAGCCCGGCTACTCCTGCCCCTACAATCAAGATATCGTCCATTGCCATACATTCCAGTATCTGATGCGTTTGGCTCCAGGGCGAATTCGGTAATCCGGGAGTCGCTCGGGGAAAAGTTGCATCGTATAAGTACCGCACCAGAAGCTGCTTTTTCGAATCAGTCTTGAACCTCCGAATACCCAACGATTGCCGGCCACAGGGGGAACCATGGTTGTTCATCGTGCAGAAGAGGCTTCTTTGGGAAAGATTGCGATGGAGAAGGCTCGCTCACGCTGGGCGCAATCGTCATGGAATTTGCAGCGGCTGGGGATCAAGCTCATCGCGCAGCGAACCTGGGAATCCATGACCAAGGACGACCTGACGGGAAGATCCGCGCAGCTGGCTTATTACTTTTTCTTCTCGCTCTTCCCGGGCCTGGTCGCAGCGTCGGCGGTCCTGGGCATGGTGGCAACATCCGGAAGGGCCTTCTCCGACCGGCTTATCGACTATCTAGCGACGGTGATCCCGCCGGCGGCGTTCGATATTGTGTTATCGACCTTCAACCAGACAACGCATGCCAGCAGCGGAGGGAAAGTCGTCGTGGGCTTGCTCGTCGCCCTGTGGTCGGCGAGTGCAGGGACATCGGCGATTCAGGACGCCCTCAACTCCGTCCACAAGGTGAAAGAGCGGCGTCCCTTCTGGAAGGCCCGCCTGGAGGCGGTGCTGCTCACGATCTTTATGGCGATCCTCTTTACCATGGCGCTGACCGTTCTGCTGGGAGGCGACATCGTGGCCGGCTATCTGAGCCATATCGTGAATCTGCCGTTGTTCTTCAGGGTCTTAACCCGCATGCTTACGTGGCCGATTGCCTTTGCAATCTCGGCGGTCGCGTTCGCCTTGGTCTATTACGTTGCCCCTGACGTCGAGCACGCCGAGTGGCGGTGGATTACGCCTGGCGCGACCATCGGCATCGTTTTATGGCTCTTGGTTTCGACGGGGTTGAGAATCTATCTTCATTTTTTCAATAGCTACTCGGTCACCTACGGTTCGTTGGGGGCCGTCATCGTTCTGTTGACCTGGTTTTATTTGAGCGGATTAGCGGTGCTGATGGGCGCTGAAATCAATATGGTGATTGAAGACCTGGCGGCGCGGCAAGGTGAACGGGGCGCCAAAAAAGAGGGCGAAAAAGTACCTCAATCCGAAAACGCTTAGTCTTGGGTCTGAAGTTCCGTCAAGAGCGGACGGAAGGTGAGCGTCGCGCACATCGCTGAGAACGCGGATTCTTCGCTCGCACAGGATGACAAATGCATTGAACGCTCAGGAAGACGAATGCCGCGTTCGTGAATTGGTGTAGTGGATTCACCAGACTCACCCACGGGAGGGTATTTGGTAGAAGGCCCTTTTCGCGATACAGGCAGGTCCCTGCGATGCTACTCGGCGGCGTGCACCTTCAGGATGATTCTTCGATAGGTTGTTAGTCGCGGCGAGCCTTCGTCGGTGACTGCCAAGATGATGTGGGCGATTCCATCTCCCGTACACTTGACCATATTAGGGAGCCAAGGCTCTCGGCAGACCGCGGTGGGGGTGGCGATGGCTTTTGCGCTTGAGCCGCCGGTG includes these proteins:
- a CDS encoding YihY/virulence factor BrkB family protein, with protein sequence MVVHRAEEASLGKIAMEKARSRWAQSSWNLQRLGIKLIAQRTWESMTKDDLTGRSAQLAYYFFFSLFPGLVAASAVLGMVATSGRAFSDRLIDYLATVIPPAAFDIVLSTFNQTTHASSGGKVVVGLLVALWSASAGTSAIQDALNSVHKVKERRPFWKARLEAVLLTIFMAILFTMALTVLLGGDIVAGYLSHIVNLPLFFRVLTRMLTWPIAFAISAVAFALVYYVAPDVEHAEWRWITPGATIGIVLWLLVSTGLRIYLHFFNSYSVTYGSLGAVIVLLTWFYLSGLAVLMGAEINMVIEDLAARQGERGAKKEGEKVPQSENA